AACAAAGTTGATGCGATTCCGGTGCTTGGCGAACTGCCCGTTGTTGGTGCGTTCTTCCGCAAAACAACCACAAGTATGGTCGAGCGCGAGCTTGTGATCATTGCCACCGCAACGCTCGTTAAACCCGTTGATTCAATCGAAGAAATTGCAAGCCCACTGAGTGATTTTCGTTCTCCAACTCGCTTGGAGCGACTGCTGTTTGGCAAGCTTGAAGGTGAAGACGAATCGCCACGTCTGCTAGGTCAATATGGCCATCGCTACTAAGGGAAGAAGAGAATGAAGAAAACACTGTATGCATTCATGTTGGCCAGCATCCTGACAGGATGTGCGACGACACAAGATAAGTACCAAGAGCAAGTGACGAGTAACATCACCAAAGCGGAGATTGCAGAAGCGATTGATGCGGTCACTTCCCCCCTTTTTGCTCAGTTAGAGGAAGGCACATTAGAAATTACTTTTGTGGGTCCCGAGCTTGAGCTCGACAAACTGGCGATGTGGGAACGTGAACTTGCCGATCTCTATCTGATGAACGTGGATATTCGCTGGAGTTTAGAAGCGCGTCCAGATTTCGATATGATCACCCAAGTTCACCTTCATGCAGATACGTGCAAGTTTGATGGTGTGTTTACTTCTGAAGCACAGTGCAGACGAGCACAAAATCGATATGTATCCATGGTTAATAAAGCACATTTCAACAATGGTCTCGCGCTTAAATTACGCAGTAGTGAGCTAGAAGTCGGTGCAGTGCAACGACTGCTTCAAGGGCGTACACGCATCGCCGAAGATCCTACCGCTATTGTAGAAAATAATGGAGGCGGTTCTGGTGACTAAGCAACAATCAATCGCGCTGTTTTCACAACAACCACAAGCGCAACTGACCGCGCAGGTCGTGACACAAGATCTTTCGCACTACAGCTTAACAGAGCACAATGGGGGCTTTGCAGACGCGGTTAAGTGGCTGCAACGCAACCCAGCTGCCGATGTGATGATGATTGAAGTTGTAGGCAAAGACCTTGATGCATTAGACAAACTTGCCGCTCTCATTCCGCCACATAGCAAAGTGATTTTGATTGGCCATGCAATCTCAGTTGAGGCATACCGACGTTTGATTCAGCTAGGAGTAGGGGATTACTTGTCATTCCCCGTCGATCCTGTGGCGTTGCGTCGCACACTTGATCACCTTGAAGGACGAGTGACTGAAAGTAGCTTCCACCAAGGCGCGTTAACCCTAGTGACGGGGACAAGTGGCGGAGTCGGTGTGTCGAGTGTCGCGGCGAACCTTGCCTATGGTATCGCTGACCACCACTCTGTCGCACTGGTTGATTTGAACCTAGCCCATAGTCAGCACCCGATTTTATTGGGAGTGGATTACAAGCCGACTTTGGCGCAACTTGCGGTAGAAAGTGAACGTATTGATGCGGTGCTCATTCAACAGTTCGGCCATAAAGTGAATGACAAGCTGCAGGCATTCTATGGTGAAGGACAAGAGGAAACCTCGCTAGGCGCACTGCTGGTCACGATTCAACAACTGCGTCGTCAGTTTTCGCATGTGATTGTCGATCTACCGCCGCATCTTCATATGGCGATGCGTGAGCTGATTGAAACGGCAGATACGGTATTGATGGTACATGACTTCTCACTTCAGGCTGGTCGCCGTTTGCAGAAGTTCATGACCTTAGAAGCCCAAGGGTCTCAGCAGCGTTGGACCGTGGGGAATGTTAGCCGTGCGAGTGGTCACAAACGTTGGACGTCAGCACAGCTTCATAGCGGCGTTGAGCTGCGTGAAGTGAGCACTCTCCCGTTTGACGGTAAAGCCTTTGCGAAAAGTGAACTACAAGCTAAGCCTGTCATCGCCCTTTCTGGTGGTTTGACGAAAGAGATGAAGCGTCTAACGACGCTAATTTCTGGAGGCCGTTAATGTTTGGTAATCAGGTTAAAGCACAAGCTTTACATCGTGGTAAGCCATTGGCAATGTCTGATGCCGCACAAGAGGCATTTGAAAAGCTCATTGACCCATCTGCAGCCATTAAGTTAGAGCGCGCGGCATTGGTCATGCGTATTGAGACCGCTGTGAATCAGCTTTCTGCTGATCAATTGTTGGCTTACAATCGCGCCGAGCTGGAAGTGCTGGTACAGCAGCTTACCGACGACATGACAGGGGTTGGGCCTATCCAGCCCCTTGTTGATGATTCTAGTATCAGTGACATATTGGTGAACGGGCCTGATCAGGTTTACATCGAGCGTCATGGTCAGTTGTCAAAAGTGGATGTGTCTTTTCGTGATGAGCAGCATCTCCTCAACATTGCGCAACGCATTGTGAATGCTGTAGGTCGTCGTCTCGATGAATCAACACCTCTCGTCGATGCGCGCTTAGCGGATGGTAGCCGTGTCAATATCATTGCACCGCCACTTTCTCTCAACGGTGTCTGTATCTCTATTCGTAAATTCCCGGAACGCAAGTTCGACTTAATGGGAATGGCGAAGATTGGCAGCTTGACCGAAGAGATGGCTCAGCTATTGACGATGACAGCGCAGGCTCGCTTAAACGTCCTTGTTTCGGGTGGTACAGGTGCGGGTAAAACTACACTGCTGAATGCCATGAGTGCGCCTATCAGTGAGGCGGAACGCATTATCACCATTGAAGATGCGGCAGAGTTGTCACTCTCTCAGCCGCATTGGATTCAGTTAGAAACCCGAACGGCGAGTTCAGAAGGCACGGGCGCCGTGACCATTCGTGATTTGGTTAAGAATGCCCTGCGTATGCGTCCAGACCGAATCATTTTGGGTGAGGTCCGTGGTGCTGAGGCGTTTGATATGCTGCAAGCGATGAATACAGGCCACGATGGCTCGCTGTGTACCTTGCACGCCAACTCTCCGCATGATGCGCTATTGCGATTGGAAAACATGTTGATGATGGGGGCTGAGAAAATCCCTTCTCATGTCCTTCGTCAACAGATCAGTGCCGCGATTGACATTGTGGTTCAGCTTGAACGCTCGCATGACGGTAAGCGTCGTGTGACTGCGATTTCGGCTGTCGGTGAATGCGTTGATGGTGAAATTGCGCTATCGCCTTTGTTTGAGTATCACTTGTCGACAAGTAGTGAAGGCGAGTACCACAAAGGTGCGCTGCCATCGGTACTGGTTGAAAGGGCGCGGCACTTTGACTTACATGAATCAATGCAAGCGTTGTTTGAGGGGGCCAAGTGAATCACTTGATCATCGCAATCGCGTTATTGTGGCTGGCAATGGGTGCCAGCCTCTATTTTGCCTCTGTTCGAAACCAACAGGCTAAAAAGCAGCTAGCGAGATATCTCGATGTGGATACCGCGGTTGCTGTGCAGCGCAATCGCGCCTCTTGGTTAGCGTTTTACTTTCGCTTAGAGACCTTGTTTGGTGAAGCGACAATGCGCCGCTATCGATTGCTTGCGGTACTGATGGTTGCGGGCGCTGTCTATTTCTTGATTGCGCAGGGCATGGAGCCATTACTGTCATTGGGTCTGGTTGCGCTTGTGTCTGCAGTGTCGGTCTATTTTGCCGTCAAGCATTTGGAACAAGCCGCCGTGAAAGCGTTTAATCAACAAATGCCGGATATCATTGATTCTATGGTGCGTGCAGTGAAAGTGGGTGCGCCGTTGCACGATATCTTCATGGTATTAAGCGAGCAATATCCAGGCGTGGCGTCACGTCTGTTTCGCGCTATGCACGACAGACTGAAGCTCGGCCATAGCGTTGATCATGTGATGAGCTACGCCTATCAGCAGTTGCCGAGTCCTGAATTTCAGTTTTTGACCATATTGCTGAGCTTGCAGCATGAAACAGGCGGTAAGTTGTCACACATGCTGAATCAGCTCGCGAGTACGCTACGAGAGCGCAGCATGATGGAGAGTCGCATTCGCACCATTACTTCTGAGTCTCGGACCTCTGCTCGTGTGCTCTCTTGCTTACCGTTTGTACTGATGGGGGTATTGTATACCTCTGCCCGCGAGCATTTTGATTACCTATTCACCGATGACAAGGGGCAGTGGATCCTCTTCTATGTGGTGATCAGTGTGTTTGTAGGCTTACTGCTTATTCGCCAACTAACCCGTATGAGAGTGTCGTAATGGAAGGATTAACTCACCTACAAGTCGCGGTATTGGCCATCGTTCCGATGTTGCTTTGTGTTGCCCTTCTTCTTCAAGGGCAAGCTGTGAAGCGGCAGCAGCAGGCACAACTGACGCGTTACATGGGGGTCGCACAAACTGAGCGGCGTTCTCAACTGCTGTTTATGCAAAAGCTCGCCACAGAAAAAGAGCGCAAGCGATTGAAGCAACTACTTGCGAATGCGGGCTTTTTGCATGACAACGCGGTGCTGTGGTTAATGAGTTTGAAGTATGGCATCGGTTTGCTCGTTGTGTTGATGCTTGGTGTCAACGAACTCTTTGAGAACGGCACATTAGTCAGCTCATTTGCGGTGACAAAGTACCTTTGTGGCTTTGTGATAGGTGCCAACATTCCGGAGTGGTGGTTGAAGCTGAATGCCGACCGCGCTAGAAAACTGCTGCGCCAAGCCACGCCAGATGCCATTGATCTATTGGTACTGTGTGTTGAGAGTGGCTTATCGCTTAATAAGGCATTTAACCGCGTCGCGCAGCACCTTATGCGTCAAGGCTCGCCATTAGCCGAGCAGTTTCGCATGACGGCGGCAGAGTTAGAAATGCTCAATGATCGTAAACAAGCGTTGGCCAATTTGAGTTGGCGAACTGGGGTAGCGGAGTTGAACACCTTATCGAGTACACTGCAGATGGCCGAACGATACGGTTCGCCGCTTGCCGATACCTTGCGTCAAATCAGTGAAGATGCGCGTCGCCAACGTGCGCTTTCGCTTGAAGAAGAAGCGGGTAAGTTACCGGGAAAAATTACGCTTATCCAGATGACGTTGATTATGTTCCCAATGCTGGTGATGGTAATCGCACCAGTGATGTCTCAGTTACTGGATAGTTTGGCGTAAGAATATGAAATACTTGATGATGGGTTGTCTGCTGTTAACAGGCTGTGCAACCACCCAGCAGAATGACGTAGACACGGAGCAGTTGATGGGCTTGGCGGATACGGCTTTTAAATATGGTCAGCTATCTTCGGTGAAGTCGAAGATTGATCAAGTGCTTGAAGTGGATCCCAACCACCCTGAAGCGAAGTTGATGAAGGCGAAAGTGGCACTTCGTGAAGATAGACCCAATGCAGCGAAAGCACTATTGGCTGAACTTGTGAATGCGCAAGACGAGGTTGCCAGCGAGTCTGCACTGTTATTGGGGCGCTTGGCCTTAGATAACCAAGACGCGGCGTCAGCGGTGCAGTGGTTCGAAAAGGGCTTGCAAGCAACACCAGACAATGCTGCGCTTTTGAATGGCCTTGGGGTCGCGAAGGATAGCTTGTCTGATTTTTCAGGTGCTCAGGAATACTATCGCCAAGCCATTGCCGTGGCACCAGATAACAAAAATTTCCGTTCTAATCTCGCGTTATCGCTGCTGCTTTCTGGCGATATTGACGAAGCGTACAACGAGTTGCAACCGCTCGTGAGCCGACCTGAAGTCCCCGATTACTTGCAACGTACTTTTGCGCTGGTGTTGATCGCGAAAGGACAGGATGACGATGCGCGTAATGTCCTGCTGCAGTTCATGTCAGAGGATGAGGTGGATCATGACATGGCACTATTAGTGAAGCAGTTAGGCGAGGCTGAACGTTAATGTCGATACTCTACAAACGGCAACGACAGCGAGGGGCTGCCGCATTGGAGGCGGCCTTTTTCCTGCCTGTGCTTATCGGTTTAGTGTTAGTTTTCTTTGAAGTCGGTCGCGTCAATATTCACCTCAGTCGTATCGATTTTGCGGTGCAGTCGGCAAAACGAGCGGCACAAGTAGAGCAAGTGGACACAGCTAAAGAGCTCGCCGAGAAATTCATTACCCGTTATGAGTTGTTCGGCGCAGAGTATGTTGGCTTATCTCAGATAAAGACGCGCGTCTTTACCTCCATTCCTGCGTGGATAGAAGAAGATGAAGAAAAGGTAGACCCACTTCAAAAGGGTGTGGTCGAAATTGCTGTGCGTGTGCGTTTGGCGCCATTAGGTATCCCTTTCTTCTCGTTAAATACTGATGCCTATGAATATGAGGTTAATACTGTGCTGATACCGGAGAAACGCAGTGAAGCTCAAGAGTAAACAGCGCGGCAGCGTGACCATTGAAGGCTTCTTTTTCATCCCTGTCGTACTTGTGCTGATTTTTGCACTGGCAGACATTGCATGGATATTAAGAGCAGACAATCGTTTGCAAGATGTGACGAATATTCTGACCCGCGCAATTAGCCAACAAGGCATTCCGGAAGATTCTAACCTCCAAGATCAAGTGCGCGCCTATGAACCTGTTTTTCAACGCATGTTCGCGGATGAGTACCCAGGGCAGTTTGGTGTGACCGTGACTGTTGAAGCGGACGGCAAGTTGGAGCGGGCATCATTCGGTGACTGTATTCCACCCGTGAATGAAGCGCAGTTGCCGACAGGGAATTACTGGCGCGTGAGTTCATGTTTTGTCCCCACAGAGAAAGTGATTGCGGTGCTTGCGGTGCCGTTAATTACGTCGGACAGAATGTTGTACAACCACGTCGTTTACAAGCGGAGGTAAGATGAAAAAGCAACAGGGCAGTGTGACTGTCTTTATGCTGGTATTGATAGTCGCCATGATCGGCTTTGCGGGTTATACATACGACGTGATCAAAGTGCAGAATACGCACATACGTTTGGCTCAGGCTGCCGATGCTGCGTTAACCTCTGCAGGGGCGAGCGAAAATGTTGAGTTTGACGCTGGACTGATTGTCAATGCCAACCTTAATTCAGGGGTAACGGCACAGTTCGCTGATCAGTATTTGATCACAGTCGACAATACGGAAGATAAGCAAACACTCGATGTCTCGTTGACCTATGAGCCTGATTTGATGAATCAATTTATACAAGATCCATTGAATATAAGGGCTCAGGCGACGAACGACCTTACGCGTTCGACGGCAGAAATCGTCTTTATGCTTGATGTCTCTGGCTCAATGGCAGGGGCACCCTTGGATAAGACCAAAAAAGCACTGCTCGGTTTCGCGGATAAACTTTATGCGTCGGGTGGCGAGAATCGTGAGTTCACGATCAGCTTCGTACCGGCCTCTGGAAACACTAACGTAGGCTGGTATCCCGAGTTTTTTGCTGGCAACATTCGTCGTTATGACCATGCTCAGGTCAAGTTGGAAAACAGTTGGCATGATATGTTTGACCTGGCGCAAGGGGAGTTTCCAGCGGTGCCAGGCCGCGCGCGTGGGGCAATGTGCCGCGATTTGGCCTACGAGCCACAGTCTGCTGGCGCGCTCGGGCTGTTCTATTTCCGAAATCTTGAAAAAGCACCGTTAAATGCGCCGCGAAATACGCGTCGCATTATCCGTCCAACAGTGCCGCCGATTCAGAATGTGTTTGATGATGGCACGCCGTTAGACCCGCCCGTGTATCCGTCGACAAACCCAGCGGATGGCTATCGCGAGCACTTTGCGGATAAGGCGATCTTTGATGAGATCGAGTGCCACAAAAATGCAATCAGTCCATTCATGACGACGAAAACTGAGTTTGTGAGACGGACAAATGAGCTTATTGCGGGGATGAACACCAACAATGCCGAAGGCATGGTCTGGGCCGCGCGCCTGCTGTCTCCTTATTGGCGAGGGTTGTGGGATTCGAATCATCCTAAACTGCCCAGAAACTATGGTCAGCCCATGAATGACAAATATCTCATTGTCTTTTCCGATGGTGAACACCTGATACGGCCGGGCTATCGTGATAAGAAAATGCGCCTTATTTGTACTCAGCTAAAACGTGGTGGTCGTGATGTCAACATTATTACTGTGAATTTTGGTGGGCAGGCCAGTGAGCGGTTGATGAAGCGTTGCGCGAGTAAGCCAGAGTTTTACCATCTTGCGGACTTGTTTAATGTTGATCGCGTGTTTGACCAAATTGCGGATCAAGTGATCGACCGTGTACTCGTCTCTAACTAGCGTGTCTATTCGGTAACTGAGATGGACAGGCCATGCCTGTCCATTTTTTTAATTAGAATATCTTCTTAGGCTGCCAGCCTAGCTGGGTTTGCGCTTTCTGACTCGAAAAGCGTTGATTGAGAGAGTAACCTCTTGCCCAGTCACCGTATTTCTCCATCCATGTTTTGATCGGAACACGCTTAATCGGTTTGGTTGATACCTGTGCAGCTAACGCGTCGACGGGGAGACCGACCTCATCCGCACCGATGTACTCTTCGCCACGCTGTCCTTTCTCCATAACGAGTCGATAGAGATCCGCCAAGCTGGTGCGTTCAACCAGTGACCAATGCAACGGGGCGCTATTGGGGATTTCAATGAAGTCATTGTCTTCGGCCGATAGGCTAAGGAGAGGGGGTACTTTGAGTTCATCGGTGACGACATTGACAGGGCTGACTCGCCGTAAGTCGATGTGAGGGACATTATCGAGGTAAGCAGCATTGTCGATCATCCAGGAAAATTCCGGGGTAGATTGCTTTGGGTAGGTCTCATCAATGACCTTATCATGGGCACCAAATGTCCAGCAGCCAGTGGTATAGAGGACGAGTAAGTTGTGACTATGCTGGGTTGTTGCGTTAATTATCGCCTCTGCGAAACGGCGATCGATTGCACCCATGTCTTCACCAAAGCTGCATGCAGTGTGAATCAAGGTTTCAAAATGACAGATTTCATCTATCCAGTATTGGGGCGCTTCGATATCGCCAGGTAGGACATTCGCTCCCATGGCCAGTGCATTGTGTTGACTGGCTTCATTGCGACAAAGCACGGTAACGGTGTAACCATGATCAATAAGGTTTTCAACAATGGCACTGCCGACGCTGCCGGTCCCGCCTGTGATCAAAATACGAGATGTCATAGTAGTTCCTTTTGAATGGATGACTGGATTGAGTCTAAATGCGAAGCGGAAACCCAGCCCAGCATTGCGCGAGCTTCAAAGATGGGGCATCGATGAATATGGCTAAATCATCGATTTCTCTTGGCGGTACTGGCGCGGTGTGACCTGATACTGACTGCGAAAATTTCGGATAAACACATCCGCAGATTGGTATCCACACAAAGCGGCAATTTGGCTGATGCTATAACTAGAACGGCGAAGGTATTGCGCTGCTGCCATACCACGCCAGCGACGCAAGAAAGTGAGTGGTGCGCAGCCGACGATTTGCGTAAAGCGCGCATTAAAGGCTGAGCGCGATAACGCGGCAAGTTTGGCAAAATCTTCAATACGCCATGGTGCTTGATAAGAGTGCACCATGGCTGTCATCACGGGTATCAAGTGTCTGTCTTGCATAGCTTGTATCCAGCCTGTGGGGGCGGCATGGTCTGGCAAGGCGCGAAAAATTTCTAGCACGAGTAGATCAAGCAGGCGACGGATTGCGCTTTGACTACCGGATTGAGGCTGACTGTTCTCTTCGTAAAGCCATTCTAAAATCTGGCCAAGACGTGTCCCAGCATGGGCATCTAAAATGATGATATCAGGCAAGTTGTGCAACAGAATATGAGCATGTTCGGGCTGTTGGTCTGAAAATCGAAAATGCCCACAAATGAGTTTGCTTAGCGGGCCGCAGCCACCAATTGCCATGGCGCGTACTTCCTCGTCAGTCTTTCCATTGAACAGCTTTTCGACCGACAAGCATGGCACATCTGGTGCACTCATTAGGCGATGAGGTATACCGTTGGGGATGAGCAGCAACTGGCTACTCTCAACGCGTAGGGGGGCCTCGCCCGGGAGTTCGACGTAGCACTCGCCTTGGCGAAGGTAGCTAAAGTGACATCCATCAAGCAGTTGATCTTCCAGCCCCCAAGGAGAAAACAAGCGGATTTGATTGAACACTTCGCATTGAGGCGCGAGATGATCGATGAAGTGGCTAAGTGTGTCATGAAAACCTCGCTCATCACTTTTTGCTGGTTGTGATGCGCCTTGCTTTGGGCCGTGACGTTTGTTTTCTTTCATCGCAGAAGCCATACCTGCGCGATCCTTGCATATCAGTTCGTCTATGACGCTATGCTAACTTGGGTTGACAACGCGTCAGGAGGCTGAGACAAAAAATGAATAAGCGCTGACAGAATGTCAACGCATATAGACATTGAAAGGGGCAAGTGTGACCGAATTATCGCGCATCGTATGAGGGTTATGCCGTCCCTTCAAGTAAGGTTTGAGCGTAGGCAAGGCTTTCGTCAATCAGTGCGTCGTTACAGCCAAGGTAGTTGCGAGGATCGCAGAGAGCGGTAATCTCCGCTTCGCTGAACATCGCAGTGACGGCTTCGCTATTAAGCAGCATCTCTTCCAGACTCATATCGCTGGCGAGTCCATCATGGATGATCGTTTTGATCATGGCATAGCTTTCGCCGCGTCCTTTTTGTTCAGCGACTTGCATCATCACTGCTTCAGACATAATCAAGTTACGCGATGCCGCGAAGTTTCGTCGCATGTTGTCTTTGTTGACGATGAGGTTGTCCAGCAAACGTTGTGCTCGCGCTAACGATGTTGAAACGGCAAGGCAAGATTCAGGCACCAGTGACCAGTTGAGCACGCGCATTGACGCTGCACGTACATCTTGCTGATCCATGAGGTTAGGTGCGGAGGATGCGTACATCCAGCCCATACGAGACAGTGTTTGAATCATGTTGCAAGCCCGCGGGTTGGCTTTGTGAGGCATGGTACTAGAGCCTCCTCCGCCTTCTCCTTCACGGACCTCGGCCAGTGGGGCACGTCCCATGAGCTCAATGTCATTCGCAATACGGCACAAGGAGCCGTGAATAATCGCAAAGCACTGAATGGTTTCGGCGATGCCGTCTAAACTTGCGTTCCAAAGGCCGATGGGTTGAGTAAGCCCCAACGCCGACATGAGACGCTCTCTGACCTCTAAACCAACCCGTCCAATAGAGGACAAGTTACCCACTGCACCCCCATACATGCCCATGGTGGCACGCGGTGTCAGTGCATCGAGACGTTGCAGGTTACGTGTCATTTCCGTTAGGTACGAGGCTAACTGCAGTCCCCATGTAGTTGGTAGGGCATCTTGCGAATTCGTCCGAGCGACCATGACGGTGTTTCGATGCGCGTCAGCCATCGTTGAGAGTGAGCGTATGAGATTGATGACCTGACGGCGAATTAAAGACAGAGATGACTTGAGACGCATCGCTTGTGCAGTATCGAGCAGATCTTGCGTGGTACATCCCCAGTGTAGATATTGCTTAACCAAGGGATCTCCCGCTTCACTGATTTGGTCAACCATGGGCTTTATTGCCATGCCCACTTTGGCTGTTTCAGCGGCAAGGCGCGTCCAGTTAATGTTGTCGATTGTCGCTGCTTGTTGTATCGCCTTTGCCGCTTGTGCGGGAATGATGCCGAGATCGGCTTGGATGGCGGCAATTTCAGTTTCAAACTGCAGCCAGCATGAGACAAGATGCTTGTCTGACCAAACGGCTTTCATCTCTGCTTGAGTAAAAAGTGGCGAGTAAAGGGCTGAATCGAAAACGGAGACATTGTCAGGATTCATGGTCGGGACTCCTTAGTGACGAAAGGGTGAGCAGAAATGACAAAAGGGCTGCGTTAGCAGCCCTCAGACTGCTGACAAAGGTCTAGCTTTCGAGCTAGACCTTTGATCTAATAGGGGTATCGAAATATGGACACTCCGTTATGCTTCAAGAGCCTACTCCGCAACAATACGAACTGGAAATGGTGACGATGGAACAGTTAGTTCCTAAAAACCATTTAGTGCGTAAAATCGATAATGCTATCGACTTCGAATTCATTCGAGATGAAGTCGCTCATCTTTACTGTAAAGATAATGGACGCCCACCTGTTGACCCTGTCCGCCTCTTCAAAATCATCTTACTTGGCTACATCTTTGGCATAAAAGTGAGCGTCAGCTCGTCAAAGAGATTGAAGTGAATGTCGCTTACCGTTGGTTCTTGCGGATGTCATTAACAGAGAAAGTCATTCACGCTTCTACTCTCAGCCAGAACCGCATTCGTCGCTTTAATGGCACGGATGTATTCGAACGTATTTTTATCAATATCGTAGAGCAAGCCATGTCGAAAGGCTTGGTCGCGGGTCAAGAGCTCTTTACGGACAGTACTCATCTCAAAGCGAACGCCAACAAGAATAAACACACCAATAAAGTCACGGCGGTTCGTGCCAGTACCTATCTTGATATGCTGGATGAAGACGTCGCTTTAGACCGAGAAAAAGCAGGTAAGAAGCCACTTAAGGCTCGGGAGTCAGAGCCAAAAACAAAGAATACTAAAACCAGCACCACTGACCCAGAGAGTGGCTTCATGACTCGTGATAATAAGCCTCAAGGCTTCTTTTATCTCGACCATCGAACCGTTGATGGTCAACACGGAATTATTCTCGATACCTACACCACCGCGGGTAACATCAATGACTCACAGCCTTACGTTCAACGCTTAGATTACACGCTTGCCACATTCCAATTGAACCCGATAGCTGTTGGACTGGATGCGGGCTACTTTACTGCTCCAGTGGCGGAGTCACTTGAACGTCGAGCTATTCTTGGCGTGTTCGGTTATCGACGTCCATCTAGAACGAAAAATACGTTCAAAAAGAAACACTTTACTTACGATGCGCAAAGAGACAGCTACCAATGTCCGAATGGTCAGGAGTTGCTTTATAAAACGACCTCACGCGATGCGTATCGAGAATACCACTCAGCCCCCAAAGAATGTGCGCTCTGTCCAATGAGGGATGACTGTACTCAAAGCAGAAATATGAAGAAAGTGATTACACGGCATATCTATAGTGACGCAGTAGAGAGGGCAAACCAAATGCGGCTCTCTTCCTACGGCAAGAAGACTTATAGACGTCGAAGTGAAACAGTAGAACGTAGCTTTGCAGACGCTAAGCAACATCACGGTCATCGTTATGCTCGCTTCCGCGGTCTAGCCAATGTGCAAATGCAATGTTGGTTGGCAGCGGCAGCCCAAAACATCAAGAAGATAGCGCTGGTGATGAACTATCTCCGAAAAATAGGCTTAAACATGGCAGAAATGAGGCAAATACTTGCTTCTGTATGCCTATGTAATGAACGGAAACTTCTGCGCACGACATAGCAAAAAATATCGCGATCGCGACCTACGGTCGCTTCCAAAAAAGAACCCCGCTTAAAAAGCGGGGTTCGTCATCAATCTGAGGGCTGCGTTAGCAGCCCTTAATATAGCGAATGTGTGGTCACTGATTACAGGACAATGGCACTCATCAGGATAAGCGTCAGGATACCGCCCATCATTGGAATCACTGTGCGCTGTACGACAGCGATAGGTGAAACGTTCGCCGCACCAGCACATGCGATAACCACACCTGCGACAGGAGAGAATGAACGGAAAATACCCGCTGAAAGCTGCATAGGCAACGCAAGAGCTGCTGTGCTTACGCCAACAGAAGTTGCTACTTCTGGGGCAAGTGGTGAGAAGCTAAAGAAGGCGGCATTACCCGAGCCTGACAGCACTGCCGTTGCACCAATAATGGCAACCATCACAGTCAGCATCGCGATGTAGCCGAGGCCAAGGTTAGAACCAGCGCCTAGTAGCATATCGATGAAGCCCATTGCTTTTAGACCTTCAACAAAGGTATTTGCTGCAATGATCAAGGCGACAACGCCAGAAAACGTGGTGCCCATGCCAGACAGGTAAACCTTCATTGAGTCAGCAACGCCTTTCAGATCTTTAGAGAAGATAAGGTCAGCGATCATCGCGATAGCCAAGCTGAAGAACATCGCAGTGACAACATCAACCTTGATAGAGCTAATGAGGAACTCACTG
This DNA window, taken from Thaumasiovibrio subtropicus, encodes the following:
- a CDS encoding IS1182 family transposase (programmed frameshift), translating into MLQEPTPQQYELEMVTMEQLVPKNHLVRKIDNAIDFEFIRDEVAHLYCKDNGRPPVDPVRLFKIILLGYIFGNKSERQLVKEIEVNVAYRWFLRMSLTEKVIHASTLSQNRIRRFNGTDVFERIFINIVEQAMSKGLVAGQELFTDSTHLKANANKNKHTNKVTAVRASTYLDMLDEDVALDREKAGKKPLKARESEPKTKNTKTSTTDPESGFMTRDNKPQGFFYLDHRTVDGQHGIILDTYTTAGNINDSQPYVQRLDYTLATFQLNPIAVGLDAGYFTAPVAESLERRAILGVFGYRRPSRTKNTFKKKHFTYDAQRDSYQCPNGQELLYKTTSRDAYREYHSAPKECALCPMRDDCTQSRNMKKVITRHIYSDAVERANQMRLSSYGKKTYRRRSETVERSFADAKQHHGHRYARFRGLANVQMQCWLAAAAQNIKKIALVMNYLRKIGLNMAEMRQILASVCLCNERKLLRTT